TGACCCTGACAGACGATGAAGTGGCTCAGCTGAAAAAGAGCGCTGACACTCTCTGGGGCATCCAGCGGGACCTCAAGGATGTTTGAGTGCCATGAGACCAACGTGATCCAGAGAGAAGCCCGTCATCATGCACAATCTCATTTTATTAACTTCCTCTTGGTTCAAACCATTATTTTaaagcaaaatgtgtttttagatgGTGTCATGAAAGCTTTCCTTTCAAAACACAAGCACAACCTAAACTAGTAAAAAACATTTCATCTGGATAGTCGATCTCAGTGTACTTTAAGCACAACCAAACTGGGTCACAATTTTTCTGCTCTTTCCCCAGTGTCAAAGAATCACAACCCCAATGTCTAGATGAGAACCCAAAACTCAACATGTGCAATTTTCCTTGTATTTGTATTATCAAGCAAAAGTTCTAGAGAACATTTCGGTCTTTACAAAAAATTCTGAATGAGTGTCAGAGAACCCTAAGCACATCGACTGTTCGTATCGTATTGTGTAATTAAATCACTAAATAAATTACTTTAACCCATGGACAATGAGtgctttctgattttttttacattattaacATGACATTTATTTCAAATACAACATTAGTATTGAATGCTTGCTAAGTTCAGTCAAGTATAGATTTGGAATGGTTGAACACAATTTAAAATCAAAGTTGTAGTTGTACTACAGCCCGTTGATATTGTATCAGTGTAATAATCCTTTATATTAGTGAGACGTGATGTTTTTGTCAGTTTATTTCAATACCTGAATTATTTTTGACCAAAGTTGTCATTTGGGTTAGTTTCATTGCTGGAAATAAATTACTAGGAATTAATGAAAAGAAGGTGAAAATAATTTATTGAAGTGACCCTTAATAATTAGACTACAGTAcagtgttttaaaaatcaaaacaaaacagcaacatTAACAAATAGCTGACCCTGAATGGCATTTCACTGCCACCTTGTGTCAACCTTAGTCACTACACAAAGTATCGTAAAACTTTTTTATAATTTTACATGGCTCTTGATTCTTCATGAACTactaatatgtatattttttattttttcacatgaTAAATTATTTAAAGTTTTACATGGGAAACGCGTGACAAAATCAGCTTCAGGTCAGCACTTCCAGTTGTCGGGGAAAGAGCGTAGGAGGTGAAAATCTGCTTGTTCTGGCTCTTTTAACAGCTTTCCTGAAGATGGAAGCATGGTTGTAGCGCTTGCCGAAGCGAAGGCCGAACGGGTTGACGTTGAATTTATTCCTGCGGTCGTTGCACAGGAGCTGCTGCTGGGTGTCGTTTTCTCGCAGAGAGAAACACAGGTTGGGATCCTCCAAAAAGTCCCCCACCGTGCTTCTTCTGGAACGGACGGAACCTGATGGATTTGCCGGAGAATCAAGCTCAGCctcgttaaaaaaaatagtttagtTACAGGATACAACGGTCGTAGCCCAAAATTTTAAACAAatcgaataaataataataaatatattatttcaATTATTACTGTTAATGTTATTTTTATCACTATCTTTGCCATCTCTGTTGTTATTTATGAATGAATATGTGATACCTAAacgtaataaataataaattaagtaTTACTGTTATTactgttgttattatttttatcactATCATtgccatctttgtttttttttatgaatgaataTGTGATACCTAAGTTTGCATGGTTGTGATGCCATACTCTATTCACTACatcatttttttatgttattATACAACCATATATTATTGTCTACATTACATATGAGTATGCATAGTAATAACAGTGagtaataaaacattttttgcatTCTATCAAACTCACGTGGTTTAGTCACACTGGATACAAATTGAGATAAATGTTACGCTATTACATATATTGTGAATGTTATCGTATATTAGTTCCAGTTTTATTTACTTATCTTACCATTTATAATAGCTATTTGATGTCTGTACTTGTAGGCTGCGATGTACCGTTTTGGCCCGAATACAAgacaatgttttttgcattgaaataagactaagaagtgggggtcgtcttatattcgggtcaAGACATTATATCCATTTTCACTTgttaagttaaaggttgctggtatcgactgagtatgttgctgtgattgtgttgtccgatcgcggttcgcttcgtgtgcgcgccgtttgattgacagctccggcgcgctcataatcgactgagtatgttgttGTGATCGTGTGCATCTTTGagacaaagtgagtatatacatttcattgttactactgtccactgttgtgccgtttgtccgatcgcggtttgcttcgtgtttgcgccgtttgattgacagctccgtcACGCTCCTTTGAGTTTGCCACGCATCCTAAGAGtggccgttacgcagcggcacggcgacgaACGgtggccagcaaatgtattttggtgtctcgatcgatgacttatgtttggtgtgttgccgagtgtatTTAATTaatggttatttatttattttttgccaataattcagtcaagcaatcaaaactgaaccacgtcttccctcctgtgttctgaccgacacccagggggcgaaaagagcaaaaCTATccaagccaaccccctatacagtcctcaggctccccaacaatagcggtagcagtttgcattattctattgcaatgttttccttattcagatttgtttcaagacagttacagttagacttcactttaatggttaatgcagttattgaaatgttgttttatcactgtagattggtttatttacatttcaaaaaccagaagcattcatttacaaatgtgattgcactttagtttacatatttaaatgttcagatatcaagatgtgatagacagtttttgcatgatttgaatgagacaaaataacatgctttttctctcgaatatattgttgtaatcatttgtttcagatgtaattattttctgtataaaaattaaatttggtgttcaaaaagtcttttttcaaacttgagtcttgaaaaagagggggtcgtcttataatcggggccgtcttatattcgggccaatacggtaatttcCTCCAGAATTATTACACGGTTATTTTTATAGCCATACATTACATTTGTCTGTATTTTTTAGCcaacagatgcaaataaatcaaaattctgATATCATAGTATCCACTATCTTACCCGTTTCCTGTGATTCTTTCTCAGGTCGAAATCCTGCCAGAGATGCTCCAAGACACCCTTCATCTTGACCAACAATCAGCCCACACATCATAACTACAACTGCAAACTTCAtctcaggaggaaaaaaaaacccttattCTTCCTCTCTTGTGTGCTGAAAGCTTCAAAATATTTCGATATTTTACCGGCCGTCATCCGTTTCCAGTTGTTTTATATCCCACTCGAATAGGTGACCTCGCGCCCTGGTAACTCACAGCCAATCCCGTTTGTCGACGTTTTCAGACGTCGTACGTAAATTGCGGGGCAGAAATGcatcattcatttctttttctcagaAATGTTCACATCGCCGTTTGGGTTCACCCATTTGGATGAGTGACCAAACCAATAATTTCAAAGCTGCTGTAATGTCATTGCCGGGTTTCAACATTGACTTATGCCAAGACAACTGATTTGAAATCATTAGAGTAAAATGCTAAGACATTTCACATTCCAGTCATTTATTGGAAATCAAACCAAACAagaatcattattttttattatgccATATTTGTTTACTGTTGTATACCAGAATCAGTTTCACTTGAGTTTCTTTTACGTACTGTGTCGCTGATCTGCACAGCTGACAAATCTcgatgcagctctgcttaccttttggtgGTTTTGACCTGACAGCACTTGTATCGCCGTCCCTCAGAAGTTAAGTTCCGATTTTAAATCACTGTTTTGGCTCTCCAACAAATACAAGTAAAAAAACTATATTTTCTCCAAATACtccattcactgccattgacggttatagaggTCAAAATtcaattttacttttaaattcattcaactagcagtgaatgagttaaccgAATCTTCCAACTTCATTTCACAATCTGCTTTATACATGATATCACTAAACCAAATTTTGCTGTCACCTGGTgtttgcgtgtgagtgtgtgtgttgtgtgtgtgtatacgtgtggGCTAAAGGTTGGCAGCAGTAGGCGGGGCGGCAGTTCTTTATCCTCTATCTCGTCCTGCTGTCCCCTCAAGGTCTAATACTGAGTCCCAAATTTGAAAAATCTCCACAAAGTTTTCTGCAATTTGATCAGAGAATTTCTTTTAATTGAAGATGCCACTGTCACGGTCTTTGTCGATGACATCTTTAAGTGGCGTACTGCCAGCTTGGGAGGAGGATGAGTTGCCTATTGAGGACCTGCTGCTCTTTGAGGTTGCCTGGGAAGTTACCAATAAAGGTGAGCTATCaagtttcagttttttttccgaatagtgttacaattttttttggtGCACATTTGCTTAAAATTTCGTACACCGTGTTTTCCACttaaaaagaaatgttaaaATCGATTCATTTGAAGAATCCACATTTTGCGAGAGTAAATATTGAACGACAGAGAAAGTCGAGCCAGTCCAATGTCTTTGAAAAGTTACACATTAAGCTATCAGCTGTTCCTTTAGGTGGATTTCACTATTTCAATGTGCTAGGTTTTACTAATAACATGTAAGAATCAATATGTGATGCTCTAGTTTTCATAGGAAAGTTAAATTGAATTGAAAATTATGTCATAATTGTGTTGTAATGATGAGAATTTATTCTGTCAGTTTTAAAaagggttttaaaaaaaagtattattatTCTTAATTGTTAATATTCAGTCCAAGTCTATGTTATGCACtaattagtgttttttttaactggtCACGTTGTCCAGTTCAGAGGCCATTCAGGTGTTTATTCTGTCCTCTGAGATTAACGTCATTACAACGTCATTGTGAGCTCAGCAAGCAGGAATGGTCTTTCACAacagtgatgttttttttccaagtcagATAGTGGAggcggaaaaaataaataaaacaaacacttcCACATGTTTTTAACCCTGTATATTGGACCAGCTGAGATATAGAGCATGGCAGTTCAACAATAGTGATCCATAAAAtatgttttggtttgcgttgGTACAGTCGGAGGAATCTACACTGTGATCCAGACCAAGGCCAAGATCACGGTGGATGAATGGGGGGAGAACTACTTCATGTTGGGGCCGTATTTTGAACACAACTTTAAAACACAGGTGGAAGCTTGTGAGCCACCTTTTCCTCCAATCAAGAAGGCCATGGATGCTCTgatccaaaatggctgccaggTGAGCAGAATTTTCTAGACAGACGTCTTGTAATTTTTATATTTGGGGTTTTATCCCAGTATGAATAAAATGATGTTTTGGAGTTCAGAGGATTCCGCCAGCAATATGGAACTAGAGAGGGAGCGAAAACAAAGTCcacccgaatcggccactacaggttaattaaaggccatatcatagaaatgtgtctttaaacgtatcttaaatgtttctagtgAGGTGAcggttctaatatccattggtagggcattccaaagctctggaccccgaatagaaaatgctctagaccctgcagacattccgaatctatttttttccaatacaaataatggaaacatttttaatccgttccaagacgaaaaaaacgcctttttaaagcattttttcatttgcgcatttttgtccgatcgcgcaactgcagcgcaccgccgaacgcgcaaccgtagcgcgccgccgatcGCGTAACTGCACCGCCCTGGTCGCATTAttttgacagagccgtcgctgaaatttagaaaatatttttaaagtcctgatgtactttccaaaatttaactggacctcagtgcgccgggagcttaatttagtccaatcgcgcaactgcagcgcgccgggcgctcactgtcgcattgctttaagagcgtctgtgtgttttaggatggttttactgctcccacttgctttctttggagcagaggcgtagccaggaatttttccagtaggggcgcacgcccacaggaaaaaaaatcgaacatcacccacgccgttcgctgatcgctaaaacaacatccgggtccgggaggcaaacggtgaatggataacatcgcgcacatagaatagcgcaagcacattcgcgcaagaccgaaagaaaaaaacggcatgaaaatgaagaatcgaaaaagctcaatttttttcaaccggggcgcagggagtctcggcttggctacgcctctgctttGGAGGCaagattaggggttaatacaatcctcaaaataacaaaaatacaataacgaacggagtcagttggcatccgggccgcgcggtcgggttttctcgggtcctttcggctcatctcgcgaggttcgacctccgaattttgttcgacaaccgaagcaaaaaaaaatctcgaatttttcattcgaattccgatttgttcgagaatcgggacgttcgaaaaccggggtttgaatttatttatttatttatttatttatttatttatttatttatttatttatttatttatttatttatttatttatttatttatttatttatttatttatgtatgtttgaattaattaataattaattaaggTGGCTCGGTGGGACACTGTTTAGCACGTCTGACTCACCGATAGgagagtgcgggttcgattccacctctgagcctcccagtgtggagtttgcatgttgtgtgcccgcgtgggttttctcacgGCAGTCCGGTTTCCtaccacatccccaaaacatgcctgATCGGCAGATTGAGCACTCCAggttgcccctaggtgtgagtgcgagtgcggatggttgtacgtctctgtgtgccctgcgattggctgacaactcattcagggtgtcccccacctactgcccgatgaccccCGGGGGcgacaagcagtacagaaaattaAAATTGGATTATAATTAAACTATGTCCAAAAAAATCGCCgggtttaataataataatacgatACATGTTACATAATAGCAACATATTTGTATAGGTAGTTCTATTTTAATGGTCTCTTCTTGTATAATGTCAAACAGTTAGCatgtattataatatatatgatattatgagattttttttcatatttctttCTTCAGTTATACATttaaccactagatggcaattcTACACCGTGGATTACCTTTACAGTAGGCGTTCTGCTGTCTGGTGTGGTGATATGTGAGGAGTTATTCAATCTACATatttaaaagaacaaacaagACTTTCTCTGTTGGaattgccacaaaaaaaaatcatatttgatTTTGGTTTTTTAATTTCTACAATTTGGGCCGATTCAAACCCTTCCAGCTTTAATTTTCTCAGTTTACCCAAACTGATACCAATATTTCCCACTCaacaaaaattaaacattttccAACTCAACATACCCACAAAAAATCTAAATTATTACTTCAAAATGTTACAACTTTAAACTATTAAATTTATCCCAACCGACGCCAATAATTCATTCACCAAAAACGCAACATTTTCCGAATTAAAAtacccacaaaaacaaaatgtattatTCTTAAACATTTCTACATCGTTTGACTGATTCAcaccattccaactttaaactgctgagtttatttttaaaatgctaaAAATTCTCACTTATCAAACATTCTCCATTTTCACCTTTAAAGTACCCACTAAAAATATTCAAGATTCATGATTTGTAGATGTTGAAGTTCAAGTgactttttgttgttctttgtgACAAGGTTTATTTTGGCCGCTGGCTAATTGAGGGCAGTCCCTATGTGATCCTTTTCGACATTGGTTCTGCCGCTTGGAACCTGGACCGCTGGAAGGGAGACCTGTGGGATACCTGCAACATTGGCCTACCATACCAAGACCGGGAAGCAAACGACTCTCTCATCCTAGGCTCACTGATTGCCTGGTTCTTCAAAGAGGTCACtagtattattttttctttaaaataatTCTTTAACTAAACATAGTTTATACTGTATGTATCAATTAACTGAGGCTAATTATATTTTTGGAAAGTTgagttcattttcattttctccaGACTCAAGTCTGATTGAACTGacacaagaaaatgaaaaaatatatatatattgcaaaatgagcaaaaagcgGCAACAAAATGCCACGATCCAAAGAAGTTCAAGAACAGAATTTTGGGACACGGTATGTCTCTGTATATCTGACATAACAtagcatttcagaaaaagaaCATCATAAGTCAAACATTGTACTTGTAGTGTCATTTTCGGTTGCTCTGTTACTTCTGGGCCTGGACGAGTTGGTGGAAACCAAGAATTAATTCTACTCTAAACCAGAAGAATCCTGGCAGTGATATTATAAACGTATGAAGTGAATTCCGTCCAGTGTAGAAAAATGATTTTGCACTTTTGTTCCCAGTTAACAGATCAGCTTGGAGACAAACCCAATGTCATCGCGCATTTCCATGAATGGCAGGCAGGTCCAGGTCTCATTCTCTGTCGTTCTCGGAAGATCCCCATGGCGACCGTCTTCACAACTCACGCAACTCTGCTGGGACGATACCTCTGCGCTGGGAATGTTGACTTCTACAACAACTTAGATAAGGTATAGTTTAAGTCACGGTTATGAGATCTctcaaaaaaatgtataatgaaCGTTTCCATTGTCATTcacattattgttgttattattatagtTCAATGTTCCTTGTAGTGTTATTCCATGTAAACTGACCACAGACTGTGGACCTTTACAAGCAGAGTATtgttaaatgttttgaaatgtgtGTAAATGAGTTGGAGTGGGGTTTTGTAATTGGCCCATTGGAAAGGTCAACATGGAGCTAAAGGCCACTCACCGGCTGAATGGATAATTGACAACAAACTTATACTCTTCGACCTGAACAGTGAATGCACATTTTCTTCATCAGTTTTATGGATGGAATCATTTGGCGtatatcaggggtcaccaacctttcttaaacagAGAGCTACTTTcagggtactgattaaggcaaagggctaccagtttgacacacacttctgaaatagccaatttgctaaatttagctttcactatgtgttattattgtcatttccagttcacatgtaagtgtgattttaacaagaatagcaaaaatacagtcaaacctcggttttcgattacaatccgttccagaaggcggttcaagAAGCGAattggtcgaattccgaatttatttttcccattacaaataatacaaaaaaaaattagtcCGTTCGAAGACTGGAAAAATCCCCGCCTTTTTtagagcattttttcatttgtacatttttgtccgatcgcgcaactgcagcgcaccgccgaacgcacaacagtagcgcgtcgcccaccgcgcaactgcaccgcgctggtcgcattattgtgacagagctgtcgctgaaatttagaaaatatttttaaagtcctgatgtactttccaaaatttaagtggacctcagtgcgcagggagcttaatttggtccgatcgcgcaaccgcagcgcgccgggcgctcactgtcgcattgctttaagagcgtctttgtgttttaggatggctttactgctcccacttgctttctttggaggcatgattaggggttaatacaatcgtcaaagtaacaaaaatacaataactaccgagtcagtcggcatccgggccgcgcggtcgtgttttctcgggtcctcccggctaatctcgcaaggttcgacctctgaattttgttcaacaaccgaagcaaaaaaaaatctaaatttttttgttcaaattccgatttgttcgagaaccgggaggttcagaaaccgaggtttgactgtaaaataaatagatgtagctcactgacaagtgccgccatttgagctaattttagaactcatgcggtcctcatgggcgacctggtgcccgcgggcaccgtgttggtgacccctggcgtATATTATCCATTTTCCACTTTATTGTGAATACAGTCTGCTTCAAAAAGTCTTTGTATTTTGTGACAAATGTTGCTTAAGACAGATTGTCACGATTGTCACAATACATCACTGGCATAGATAGATTGATATTAATTTTCGGACCAATGGAGTGTGGTTATGGCGCTAGTATTAGGTCGAAATAGCATCAAAAGTCTTTACTCCTCCAGCCAACGCTGCAGTGCGTAAGTATGTGCAGCATCAACTCATTCTAACTTTCACTTTTgttaatgtgtgtgtatgtagttCAACATCGACAAGGAGGCTGGTGAACGTCAGATCTATCATCGCTACTGCTTGGAGAGAGCTGCTGTCCATTGTTCTCATGTCTTTACAACAGTCTCGCAGATCACTGCTGTGGAGGCCAATCATATCTTACATCGGGATCCAGGTAGAGATTAGTTTAACTTTACCATAATGTATGTGAATTTCATCGAGGATTATGTGTTTCTGGAACAGATGTGGTGACTCCTAATGGATTAAATGTCAAAAAGTTCTCAGCCATGCATGAGTTTCAGAACCTACACTCCATCAACAAGGCTCGCATCCAGGAGTTTGTCAGAGGACATTTCTATGGGTAGGTGACTTGCTGATTGAATATCAAAAACACTACTACTCATGTATGGAACATTCTGCGACACAGCAGTTAGCG
This is a stretch of genomic DNA from Syngnathus typhle isolate RoL2023-S1 ecotype Sweden linkage group LG21, RoL_Styp_1.0, whole genome shotgun sequence. It encodes these proteins:
- the kiss2 gene encoding kisspeptin 2, with the translated sequence MKFAVVVMMCGLIVGQDEGCLGASLAGFRPEKESQETGSVRSRRSTVGDFLEDPNLCFSLRENDTQQQLLCNDRRNKFNVNPFGLRFGKRYNHASIFRKAVKRARTSRFSPPTLFPRQLEVLT